From one Haloferax marinisediminis genomic stretch:
- a CDS encoding DUF7504 family protein has protein sequence MGSEGISLDDETARSVLILDSDISPLRFGLTGVSGLPLLALDFSPRSTGDRDRWERRLGFRPAELVVVTTETRDPDAVGADAIEQVTSPSDLTGLGMKATEHLARWDDGADAVTPVVVLNSLTILFQYAGMQAIYRFLHALTTRIANSDGHGVFFLDPLTQDDKTVHTLASLFDAVARRGDDGEWTVSAR, from the coding sequence ATGGGTTCCGAGGGGATATCGCTGGACGACGAGACGGCCCGGTCGGTGTTGATTCTCGACAGTGATATCTCGCCACTTCGGTTCGGCCTCACGGGTGTGTCGGGGTTGCCACTCCTCGCGTTGGACTTCTCGCCACGAAGCACGGGTGACCGCGACCGATGGGAACGCCGACTCGGCTTTCGACCGGCGGAACTCGTCGTCGTCACGACAGAGACGCGCGACCCGGACGCCGTCGGTGCGGATGCCATCGAACAGGTCACGTCGCCGTCGGACCTGACTGGACTCGGGATGAAGGCCACGGAACACCTCGCCCGGTGGGACGACGGCGCAGACGCAGTCACACCCGTCGTCGTCCTCAACTCGCTCACGATTCTCTTCCAGTACGCCGGTATGCAGGCGATATACCGGTTCCTGCACGCGCTGACGACACGCATCGCCAACTCGGATGGCCACGGTGTGTTCTTCCTCGACCCGCTGACGCAGGACGACAAGACGGTCCACACACTCGCGTCGTTGTTCGACGCCGTCGCCCGCCGAGGCGACGATGGGGAGTGGACGGTGAGTGCCCGATAG